From Vitis vinifera cultivar Pinot Noir 40024 chromosome 5, ASM3070453v1, the proteins below share one genomic window:
- the LOC104879493 gene encoding uncharacterized protein LOC104879493 — MHIVEFCYFPATSNPGISLQLSAIKPLIRNNFEEWFESFNVHMTLQNLDLALRVDEPSKPTDVSSTDERLFYERWEHSNRSCLMVMKCIMNKSIKECVPKTEKAKNFLEYVKANYTKIDNAEMATHLKLLTTTVYDGVSGVRDHIIKLKHYFNKANEMKVELGENFLKWLILESLPVSFDAVKLTYNALKEEWTLEELMSIVVQHEVSLKKNETHSLALVTDQVSNMKKKPPHKNFGGFKQFKRKGNSNQGTSNASASSNAAKSEKVQLLPQDWPQAG, encoded by the coding sequence ATGCATATTGTTGAATTTTGCTATTTTCCAGCTACCAGCAATCCTGGTATTTCTCTGCAATTGTCTGCCATCAAACCtcttattagaaataattttgaagaatggtttGAGTCTTTCAACGTGCATATGACTCTGCAAAATCTAGACTTAGCTTTGAGGGTTGATGAACCAAGTAAGCCCACTGATGTGAGCTCTACAGATGAAAGattattttatgaaagatgGGAGCACTCCAACAGGAgttgtttgatggtgatgaaatGCATTATGAATAAATCTATCAAAGAATGTGTGCCAAAGACGGAAAAGGCCAAAAACTTCTTGGAATATGTGAAAGCCAATTATACCAAGATTGATAATGCAGAAATGGCAACTCATTTGAAGCTTCTCACAACTACTGTATATGATGGAGTCAGTGGGGTTAGAGATCATATCATCAAGCTAAAACACTACTTCAACAAGGCAAATGAGATGAAAGTGGAGTTGGGTGAAAATTTTCTGAAATGGTTGATacttgagtctcttcctgtttcctTTGATGCAGTGAAGTTGACTTACAATGCCTTGAAGGAAGAGTGGACTCTAGAGGAGTTGATGTCCATTGTAGTGCAACATGAAGTCTcactgaagaaaaatgagactcACTCCCTTGCTCTTGTAACTGATCAAGTCagtaatatgaagaaaaaacctcCACACAAGAATTTTGGAGGCTTTAAGCAGTTCAAGAGGAAAGGGAATTCAAATCAAGGAACCTCCAATGCATCTGCTTCTTCTAATGCTGCAAAGAGTGAGAAAGTGCAACTTTTGCCACAAGATTGGCCACAAGCAGGCTGA
- the LOC100267975 gene encoding uncharacterized protein LOC100267975, giving the protein MQGFPSENALSVVGPRPGMELSAVPCTGPRAPGANGKQRTSSLESPIMLLAGHQSAIYTMKFNPTGTVIASGSHEREIFLWYVHGDCKNFMVLKGHKNAILDLQWTTDGTQIISASPDKTLRAWDVETGKQIKKMAEHSSFVNSCCPSRRGPPLVVSGSDDGTAKLWDMRQRGAIQTFPDKYQITAVSFSDASDKIFTGGIDNDVKVWDLRRNEVTMTLQGHQDMITGMQLSPDGSYLLTNGMDCKLCIWDMRPYAPQNRCVKILEGHQHNFEKNLLKCSWSPDGSKVTAGSSDRMVYIWDTTSRRILYKLPGHTGSVNECVFHPSEPIVGSCSSDKQIYLGEI; this is encoded by the coding sequence ATGCAAGGTTTCCCAAGTGAAAATGCTTTGTCTGTTGTTGGTCCTAGGCCAGGAATGGAATTGTCTGCTGTTCCATGTACTGGGCCTCGAGCACCAGGTGCAAATGGAAAACAGCGGACATCGAGTTTAGAATCACCAATCATGTTGTTGGCAGGCCATCAAAGTGCTATATACACAATGAAATTCAATCCAACGGGTACAGTCATTGCATCTGGGTCTCATGAAAGAGAAATTTTCCTATGGTATGTTCATGGTGATTGCAAAAATTTCATGGTTTTGAAAGGGCACAAGAATGCAATTTTGGATCTTCAGTGGACTACTGATGGAACCCAGATAATATCAGCCAGCCCTGACAAGACTCTCAGGGCATGGGATGTAGAAACagggaaacaaataaaaaagatggCTGAACACTCCTCTTTTGTGAATTCATGTTGTCCTTCCCGTAGGGGTCCTCCTCTTGTTGTCAGTGGATCTGATGATGGCACTGCCAAACTTTGGGATATGCGTCAAAGGGGTGCCATCCAGACATTTCCTGACAAATACCAAATCACAGCTGTCAGTTTCTCTGATGCATCTGATAAGATCTTCACAGGTGGGATAGACAATGATGTTAAAGTATGGGATCTGAGAAGAAATGAGGTTACCATGACTCTTCAAGGCCATCAGGATATGATAACAGGTATGCAGTTGAGTCCGGATGGCTCCTATCTTCTTACAAATGGCATGGACTGCAAACTTTGCATATGGGATATGCGCCCATATGCTCCACAAAATCGTTGTGTGAAGATATTGGAAGGGCACCAACACAACTTTGAAAAGAACTTGTTGAAATGTAGTTGGTCTCCAGATGGAAGCAAAGTCACAGCTGGTAGTTCTGATCGGATGGTGTATATTTGGGATACAACCTCTCGACGCATCTTGTATAAGCTTCCTGGTCACACTGGATCTGTCAACGAATGTGTCTTCCATCCCAGTGAACCTATTGTTGGATCTTGCAGTAGCGATAAACAGATTTATCTTGGGGAGATCTAA
- the LOC100254139 gene encoding ion channel CASTOR isoform X1, giving the protein MSIDSESPSPSPSRDWFFPSPSFIHPNPNPNPRRCVTNPRISRPPKPSSFQSFSHSSSKYAGIRRRVEFARRTESLPASNVARPLSAQKPDVPVKKPDVSVDVSGEKKFAWACAGRFGGRWRMAILAAILATVLASLLHKNFSLHNQINVLQDQIYELNMRLQTCNILDYVDLTNPVPQESDHLPNRNLKNMALIITFTLLFIPFLIFKYVDYVSKSRRSADNISEEVSLNKQLAYQVDAFLSVHPYAKPLALLVATLLLICLGGLALFGVTVDSLADCLWLSWTYIADSGNHANSEGIGPRLVSVSISFGGMLIFAMMLGLVSDAISEKLDSLRKGRSEVVEQNHTLILGWSDKLGSLLNQLSIANESLDGGIVVVLAERDKEEMELDIAKMEFDFRGTSVICRSGSPLILADLKKVSVSKARAIIVLAEDGNADQSDARALRTVLSLTGVKEGLRGHIVVELSDLDNEVLVKLVGGDLVETVVAHDVIGRLMIQCARQPGLAQIWEDILGFENCEFYIKRWPELDGMQFEDVLISFPDAIPCGIKAAAYGGKIILNPDDSYILQEGDEVLVIAEDDDTYAPATLPMVWCGKLPKNFIVPKSAEKILFCGWRRDMEDMIMVLDAFLANGSELWMFNDVPEKERERKLIDGGLDINRLLNITLVNREGNAVIRRHLESLPLESFDSILILADESVEDSAIQADSRSLATLLLIRDIQAKRLPYREAMVTQGHRGSFSQGSWIGEMQQASDKSVIISEILDPRTKNLLSMSKISDYVLSNELVSMALAMVAEDRQINDVLEELFAEEGNEMQIRQANLYLREGEELSFYEIILRARQRREIVIGYRQSSAERAIINPPAKNEKQRWSLKDVFVVIAEKE; this is encoded by the exons ATGTCCATTGACTCTGAATCACCATCTCCTTCTCCAAGCAGAGACTGGTTCTTCCCTTCTCCTTCATTCATccacccaaacccaaacccaaaccctagGAGGTGCGTCACCAACCCTAGGATTTCCAGACCTCCCAAGCCCTCTTCATTCCAGAGCTTCTCGCATTCCAGTTCCAAATATGCCGGGATTCGCCGCAGGGTCGAGTTCGCTCGCCGGACGGAGAGCCTCCCGGCTTCGAACGTGGCTCGTCCCCTTTCCGCACAGAAACCGGACGTTCCGGTGAAGAAACCGGACGTTTCAGTGGATGTTTCGGGGGAGAAGAAATTCGCCTGGGCTTGCGCCGGCCGTTTCGGTGGTCGGTGGCGGATGGCGATTTTGGCAGCG ATTTTGGCAACAGTTTTGGCCTCTTTGCTGCACAAAAACTTCTCCCTACATAACCAAATTAATGTTTTACAG GATCAGATTTATGAGCTCAATATGAGATTACAAACTTGCAATATTTTGGATTATGTTGATCTTACAAATCCTGTGCCCCAGGAGAGTGATCATCTGCCTAACAGAAACTTAAAGAATATGGCTCTGATTATTACTTTCACCCTTTTATTCATCCcctttcttatttttaagtatgTTGACTACGTCTCAAAATCAAGAAGATCTGCAGACAATATCTCTGAAGAAGTTTCCCTAAACAAGCAATTAGCATATCAGGTGGATGCGTTTTTATCAGTCCATCCATATGCTAAGCCATTGGCATTGCTGGTTGCCACTCTACTACTTATTTGTCTTGGTGGATTGGCTCTCTTTGGTGTGACAGTTGATAGCTTAGCTGATTGCCTATGGTTATCTTGGACATATATTGCTGATTCAGGCAACCATGCAAATTCTGAAGGAATTGGTCCAAGGCTTGTTTCAGTTTCCATTAGTTTTGGTGGGATGCTTATATTTGCAATGATGCTTGGGCTTGTTTCTGATGCAATTTCAGAGAAGTTGGACTCACTGAGGAAAGGAAGAAGTGAAGTGGTTGAACAAAACCACACTCTAATTCTTGGTTGGAGTGATAAATTG GGATCATTGCTCAATCAGCTTTCAATAGCCAATGAGAGTTTGGATGGAGGAATTGTTGTAGTGCTGGCAGAGAGAGACAAAGAGGAGATGGAACTTGACATTGCTAAAATGGAGTTTGATTTCAGAGGAACATCTGTTATATGCAGAAGTGGAAGCCCTCTGATTCTAGCTGACCTGAAGAAG GTATCTGTCTCCAAGGCCCGGGCAATTATCGTCCTTGCTGAAGATGGAAATGCTGATCAG AGTGATGCTCGTGCCTTGAGAACTGTATTAAGTCTAACAGGAGTGAAAGAAGGGCTGAGAGGACACATTGTGGTGGAACTAAGTGATCTTGACAATGAGGTTCTTGTGAAACTTGTCGGTGGAGATCTTGTTGAAACTGTTGTTGCTCATGATGTAATTGGTCGCTTGATGATTCAATGTGCTCGGCAGCCAGGTCTTGCACAG ATCTGGGAAGATATCCTTGGGTTTGAAAACTGTGAATTCTACATCAAAAGATGGCCAGAGTTGGATGGCATGCAATTTGAGGATGTATTGATCAGTTTTCCTGATGCTATTCCTTGTGGAATCAAGGCTGCAGCCTACGGTGGTAAAATCATTCTGAATCCTGATGATTCTTACATTCTACAAGAAGGCGATGAAGTTCTTGTTATTGCAGAGGATGATGATACATATGCTCCAGCCACATTGCCTATG GTGTGGTGCGGAAAGCTACCCAAAAACTTTATTGTTCCAAAGTCTGCAGAAAAGATTCTTTTTTGTGGTTGGCGACGAGATATGGAAGATATGATTATG GTATTGGATGCCTTCCTAGCAAATGGTTCAGAGCTCTGGATGTTCAATGATGTTCCTGAAAAGGAGAGGGAAAGGAAGCTTATCGATGGTGGTCTTGACATTAACCGGTTGTTAAATATTACATTGGTTAATCGTGAGGGAAATGCTGTAATACGGCGTCACTTGGAAAGTCTTCCTCTGGAATCTTTTGATTCA ATTTTAATTTTGGCTGATGAATCGGTGGAGGATTCAGCAATTCAAGCAGATTCCAGATCTCTTGCCACATTACTTTTGATTCGTGATATTCAG GCAAAGCGTCTCCCTTACAGAGAAGCCATGGTAACCCAAGGTCACAGAGGAAGCTTCTCACAAGGCTCTTGGATAGGGGAGATGCAGCAGGCTTCAGATAAATCTGTTATAATCAGTGAAATTCTGGACCCAAGGACAAAAAACCTCTTATCCATGTCAAAGATCAGTGATTATGTTCTATCAAATGAGCTTGTTAGCATGGCATTGGCCATGGTTGCAGAGGACCGCCAGATAAATGATGTGTTGGAAGAGCTCTTCGCAGAGGAG GGAAATGAGATGCAAATAAGGCAAGCAAACCTCTATCTGCGTGAAGGCGAGGAACTAAGTTTCTATGAGATAATCTTACGTGCTCGACAGAGGAGGGAAATTGTGATTGGTTATCGCCAATCCTCTGCTGAGAGAGCCATCATCAATCCCCCAGCCAAAAACGAGAAACAGAGGTGGTCACTGAAGGATGTTTTTGTGGTAATTGCTGAGAAGGAATGA
- the LOC100254139 gene encoding ion channel CASTOR isoform X2 gives MSIDSESPSPSPSRDWFFPSPSFIHPNPNPNPRRCVTNPRISRPPKPSSFQSFSHSSSKYAGIRRRVEFARRTESLPASNVARPLSAQKPDVPVKKPDVSVDVSGEKKFAWACAGRFGGRWRMAILAAILATVLASLLHKNFSLHNQINVLQDQIYELNMRLQTCNILDYVDLTNPVPQESDHLPNRNLKNMALIITFTLLFIPFLIFKYVDYVSKSRRSADNISEEVSLNKQLAYQVDAFLSVHPYAKPLALLVATLLLICLGGLALFGVTVDSLADCLWLSWTYIADSGNHANSEGIGPRLVSVSISFGGMLIFAMMLGLVSDAISEKLDSLRKGRSEVVEQNHTLILGWSDKLGSLLNQLSIANESLDGGIVVVLAERDKEEMELDIAKMEFDFRGTSVICRSGSPLILADLKKVSVSKARAIIVLAEDGNADQSDARALRTVLSLTGVKEGLRGHIVVELSDLDNEVLVKLVGGDLVETVVAHDVIGRLMIQCARQPGLAQIWEDILGFENCEFYIKRWPELDGMQFEDVLISFPDAIPCGIKAAAYGGKIILNPDDSYILQEGDEVLVIAEDDDTYAPATLPMVKEASFIHIARPARKPQKILLCGWRRDIDDMIVVLDAFLANGSELWMFNDVPEKERERKLIDGGLDINRLLNITLVNREGNAVIRRHLESLPLESFDSILILADESVEDSAIQADSRSLATLLLIRDIQAKRLPYREAMVTQGHRGSFSQGSWIGEMQQASDKSVIISEILDPRTKNLLSMSKISDYVLSNELVSMALAMVAEDRQINDVLEELFAEEGNEMQIRQANLYLREGEELSFYEIILRARQRREIVIGYRQSSAERAIINPPAKNEKQRWSLKDVFVVIAEKE, from the exons ATGTCCATTGACTCTGAATCACCATCTCCTTCTCCAAGCAGAGACTGGTTCTTCCCTTCTCCTTCATTCATccacccaaacccaaacccaaaccctagGAGGTGCGTCACCAACCCTAGGATTTCCAGACCTCCCAAGCCCTCTTCATTCCAGAGCTTCTCGCATTCCAGTTCCAAATATGCCGGGATTCGCCGCAGGGTCGAGTTCGCTCGCCGGACGGAGAGCCTCCCGGCTTCGAACGTGGCTCGTCCCCTTTCCGCACAGAAACCGGACGTTCCGGTGAAGAAACCGGACGTTTCAGTGGATGTTTCGGGGGAGAAGAAATTCGCCTGGGCTTGCGCCGGCCGTTTCGGTGGTCGGTGGCGGATGGCGATTTTGGCAGCG ATTTTGGCAACAGTTTTGGCCTCTTTGCTGCACAAAAACTTCTCCCTACATAACCAAATTAATGTTTTACAG GATCAGATTTATGAGCTCAATATGAGATTACAAACTTGCAATATTTTGGATTATGTTGATCTTACAAATCCTGTGCCCCAGGAGAGTGATCATCTGCCTAACAGAAACTTAAAGAATATGGCTCTGATTATTACTTTCACCCTTTTATTCATCCcctttcttatttttaagtatgTTGACTACGTCTCAAAATCAAGAAGATCTGCAGACAATATCTCTGAAGAAGTTTCCCTAAACAAGCAATTAGCATATCAGGTGGATGCGTTTTTATCAGTCCATCCATATGCTAAGCCATTGGCATTGCTGGTTGCCACTCTACTACTTATTTGTCTTGGTGGATTGGCTCTCTTTGGTGTGACAGTTGATAGCTTAGCTGATTGCCTATGGTTATCTTGGACATATATTGCTGATTCAGGCAACCATGCAAATTCTGAAGGAATTGGTCCAAGGCTTGTTTCAGTTTCCATTAGTTTTGGTGGGATGCTTATATTTGCAATGATGCTTGGGCTTGTTTCTGATGCAATTTCAGAGAAGTTGGACTCACTGAGGAAAGGAAGAAGTGAAGTGGTTGAACAAAACCACACTCTAATTCTTGGTTGGAGTGATAAATTG GGATCATTGCTCAATCAGCTTTCAATAGCCAATGAGAGTTTGGATGGAGGAATTGTTGTAGTGCTGGCAGAGAGAGACAAAGAGGAGATGGAACTTGACATTGCTAAAATGGAGTTTGATTTCAGAGGAACATCTGTTATATGCAGAAGTGGAAGCCCTCTGATTCTAGCTGACCTGAAGAAG GTATCTGTCTCCAAGGCCCGGGCAATTATCGTCCTTGCTGAAGATGGAAATGCTGATCAG AGTGATGCTCGTGCCTTGAGAACTGTATTAAGTCTAACAGGAGTGAAAGAAGGGCTGAGAGGACACATTGTGGTGGAACTAAGTGATCTTGACAATGAGGTTCTTGTGAAACTTGTCGGTGGAGATCTTGTTGAAACTGTTGTTGCTCATGATGTAATTGGTCGCTTGATGATTCAATGTGCTCGGCAGCCAGGTCTTGCACAG ATCTGGGAAGATATCCTTGGGTTTGAAAACTGTGAATTCTACATCAAAAGATGGCCAGAGTTGGATGGCATGCAATTTGAGGATGTATTGATCAGTTTTCCTGATGCTATTCCTTGTGGAATCAAGGCTGCAGCCTACGGTGGTAAAATCATTCTGAATCCTGATGATTCTTACATTCTACAAGAAGGCGATGAAGTTCTTGTTATTGCAGAGGATGATGATACATATGCTCCAGCCACATTGCCTATG GTCAAAGAAGCATCATTCATCCACATTGCCCGACCAGCAAGAAAGCCACAGAAGATCCTACTTTGTGGATGGAGGAGGGACATTGATGATATGATTGTG GTATTGGATGCCTTCCTAGCAAATGGTTCAGAGCTCTGGATGTTCAATGATGTTCCTGAAAAGGAGAGGGAAAGGAAGCTTATCGATGGTGGTCTTGACATTAACCGGTTGTTAAATATTACATTGGTTAATCGTGAGGGAAATGCTGTAATACGGCGTCACTTGGAAAGTCTTCCTCTGGAATCTTTTGATTCA ATTTTAATTTTGGCTGATGAATCGGTGGAGGATTCAGCAATTCAAGCAGATTCCAGATCTCTTGCCACATTACTTTTGATTCGTGATATTCAG GCAAAGCGTCTCCCTTACAGAGAAGCCATGGTAACCCAAGGTCACAGAGGAAGCTTCTCACAAGGCTCTTGGATAGGGGAGATGCAGCAGGCTTCAGATAAATCTGTTATAATCAGTGAAATTCTGGACCCAAGGACAAAAAACCTCTTATCCATGTCAAAGATCAGTGATTATGTTCTATCAAATGAGCTTGTTAGCATGGCATTGGCCATGGTTGCAGAGGACCGCCAGATAAATGATGTGTTGGAAGAGCTCTTCGCAGAGGAG GGAAATGAGATGCAAATAAGGCAAGCAAACCTCTATCTGCGTGAAGGCGAGGAACTAAGTTTCTATGAGATAATCTTACGTGCTCGACAGAGGAGGGAAATTGTGATTGGTTATCGCCAATCCTCTGCTGAGAGAGCCATCATCAATCCCCCAGCCAAAAACGAGAAACAGAGGTGGTCACTGAAGGATGTTTTTGTGGTAATTGCTGAGAAGGAATGA